One Ricinus communis isolate WT05 ecotype wild-type chromosome 2, ASM1957865v1, whole genome shotgun sequence DNA segment encodes these proteins:
- the LOC8284796 gene encoding root phototropism protein 2, whose translation MATPLRSNSRLSIAMERTGQWVFSQEIPTDVVVEVGEASFSLHKFMLVAKSNYIRKLIMETKETDLTRINLSGIPGGPEMFEKAAKFCYGVNFEITVQNVAALRCAAEYLQMTDLYCDNNLAGRTDDFLGQVALSSLSGAVVVLKSCEDLLPMAEDLKIVQRCVNVISIKACNEANFPSRSPPNWWTEELSILDIEFVGKIISAMKQRGAKALTLASAVITYTERNLRDLVRDHSGNGIRSFDSEDSAVRSRQRELLQSIIALLPSEKAAFPINFLCCLLRSAIFLKASNACKTELEKRISAILEHVTVDDLLVLSFTYDGERLFDLESVRKIISGFVEKEKSMAVFSGGDFKDTCSAAMQRVAKTVDAYLGEIATYSELGISKFNGIAMLVPKGSRGVDDDLYRAIDIYLKSHPHLDEIEREKVCSVMDPLKLSYEARLHASQNKRLPVQIVLHCLYFDQLKLRSGVADRSTPEAMAPNTKSQLQTDVSLIRENEALRSELMKMKLYITDMQKSSQGTTSARGGPRKTTFFSSMSKTLGKLNPFKHGSKDTSHIDDSAGVDITKPRRRRFSIS comes from the exons ATGGCAACTCCTCTCAGGAGCAACAGCAGGCTCTCTATTGCCATGGAAAGAACTGGCCAATG GGTTTTTTCTCAAGAGATTCCAACTGATGTTGTGGTTGAAGTTGGAGAAGCCAGTTTCTCACTTCACAAG TTCATGCTAGTGGCGAAGAGCAACTACATAAGGAAATTAATAATGGAGACAAAAGAAACGGACCTGACTAGAATCAATCTTTCTGGTATACCTGGAGGTCCTGAGATGTTTGAGAAAGCAGCAAAGTTCTGCTATGGAGTCAACTTCGAGATCACAGTTCAGAATGTTGCAGCGCTTCGTTGCGCAGCTGAGTATCTCCAGATGACCGATTTGTACTGTGACAACAACCTAGCTGGTCGGACTGATGATTTTCTCGGTCAAGTTGCCTTGTCTAGCCTCTCTGGGGCCGTTGTCGTGTTAAAATCCTGTGAAGATCTTCTTCCCATGGCTGAAGACCTTAAAATCGTGCAAAGATGTGTTAATGTTATAAGCATTAAG GCCTGTAATGAAGCGAACTTTCCTAGCCGGTCGCCACCAAACTGGTGGACGGAAGAATTGTCGATTTTGGACATAGAGTTTGTCGGGAAAATCATTTCTGCGATGAAACAACGAGGCGCGAAAGCACTAACCTTAGCTAGTGCAGTAATAACTTACACAGAAAGAAATCTAAGAGATCTAGTCCGGGATCACTCCGGCAATGGCATCAGGTCGTTTGATTCTGAAGACTCTGCCGTCAGAAGCCGGCAGCGAGAGCTTCTACAATCAATAATCGCCCTTTTGCCTTCAGAGAAGGCGGCTTTTCCGATCAACTTCCTATGCTGTCTTCTACGATCAGCAATCTTTCTCAAGGCCTCAAACGCCTGCAAGACCGAGCTGGAGAAACGAATTTCTGCCATATTAGAGCATGTGACGGTCGATGATCTTCTGGTACTGTCTTTCACTTATGACGGAGAGAGACTCTTTGATTTAGAGAGCGTGAGGAAGATTATATCAGGATTTGTGGAGAAGGAGAAGAGCATGGCCGTCTTCAGCGGCGGCGATTTCAAGGATACATGTTCTGCTGCTATGCAGAGAGTTGCCAAGACAGTGGATGCTTATCTTGGGGAGATTGCCACCTACTCTGAACTGGGTATCTCTAAATTCAATGGAATTGCTATGTTGGTTCCAAAAGGATCAAGGGGAGTTGATGATGATCTCTACCGCGCCATTGACATCTATTTGAAG AGTCATCCTCACCTGGAcgaaatagaaagagagaagGTGTGCAGTGTGATGGACCCATTAAAACTATCATACGAAGCAAGACTCCATGCTTCACAAAACAAACGGTTGCCTGTACAGATAGTTCTACATTGCCTCTACTTCGACCAGCTGAAGCTAAGAAGTGGGGTTGCCGATCGCAGCACACCAGAAGCCATGGCTCCTAACACAAAGAGTCAATTACAGACAGATGTGTCTCTCATCAGAGAGAACGAAGCACTGCGGTCAGAGCTTATGAAGATGAAGCTTTACATCACAGACATGCAGAAGAGCAGTCAAGGGACCACTTCCGCCAGGGGAGGACCCCGGAAGACAACCTTCTTCTCTTCCATGTCCAAGACTTTAGGGAAGTTGAACCCTTTCAAGCATGGGTCTAAGGATACCTCTCATATTGATGATAGTGCTGGTGTGGATATCACAAAGCCTAGGAGAAGAAGGTTCTCAATCTCTTAA